The following proteins are encoded in a genomic region of Chelmon rostratus isolate fCheRos1 chromosome 3, fCheRos1.pri, whole genome shotgun sequence:
- the LOC121627795 gene encoding complement C3-like codes for MSRTLLWLAASLAFASLTSLANGAPLQVLSSPNLLRVGTAEKIFVECQDYTGADIRVEISVMNHPTKTKRLASTTVTLTNANSFQELGQITIPSGDFSKDPNMKQYVYLQAHFPDRVLEKVVLVSFQSGYIFIQTDKTIYTPNSKVHYRMFALTPRMEPIERDADTQTEASIAIEIMTPDGIILPLDPVTLKSGIHSGDFQLGEIVSPGVWKVVVKFHNNPQESFSAEFEVKEYVLPSFEVKLMPVSPFFYVDSQELTVNIKATYLFGEEVEGMAYVVFGVILDGQKKGFPGSLQRVQVKEGVGAATLKREHITATFPNILKLVKNPIFVSVSVLTESGSEMVEAELRSIQIVTSPYTIHFKRTPKYYKPGMSFDVAVEVVNPDDTPAQGVAVVVEPGHVMGFTAANGMARLTINTEARTDRLQITAKTDDPQITRERQASATMVALPYVTKNNNYIHIGVDTAELQLGDNLKINLNLRRQNPDNDITYLVLSRGHLVKSGRYKTKGQVLISLILPITKEMLPSFRIIAYYHTNDNEVVSDSVWVDVKDSCMGSLRLESTRPAPSYEPRRMFGLKVTGDPEATVGLVAVDKGVYVLNNKHRLSQKKVWDIVEKYDTGCTPGGGKNGMGVFYDAGLLFESSTASGTPYRQESKCPAPSRRKRTTIMDVSTSLVSQYKEQLQRECCLDGMKDTTLTYNCERRSEYIVDGAACVKAFLHCCKEMERQRADRREDSLQLARSEEDESYMDTNEIVSRTKFPESWLWSDIKLPSCPRQTPNCDSTYFVKNVPLQDSITTWQFTGISLSRTHGICVGDPLEVIVRKEFFIDLRLPYSAVRGEQIEVKAILHNYSPDLITVRVDLIEEKHVCSAASKHGRYRQEVKVGPQTTRSVPFIIIPMKDGNHDIEVKAAVKDSSLNDGIMKRLRVVPEGVLVKSPQIVIIDPTTKGKGGRQEEILNSRIPEKDLAPNTPTITQISVTGREQVAALVENAISGNSMGTLIRQPGGCGEQNMISMTLPVIAAIYLDKTNQWEAVGFEKRNEALQHIKTGYQNELAYRNSNGAFATWAGHQSSTWLTAYVVKVFAMANNLVAVPNNVICDAVKFLILNAQQPDGLFRELGTVVHGEMIGDVRGADSDASMTAFCLIAMQESRTSCAASVNSLPGSIDKAVAYLERRLPALTNPYAVAMTSYALANENKLNRDILYKFISPALSHWPVPKGHIYTLEATAYALLALVKAGAFEDARPVVRWFNGQQKVGGGYGSTQATIMVYQAVAEYWASAKEPEYDLNVDIMLPGRAKPDKYNFNKQNHYATRTSKINDINQDVTVTATGTGEATVKMVSLYYALPKEKESDCQKFNLSVQLLPEKMDEDEKIYKLRIEVLYKDPERDATMSILDIGLLTGFIPDTNDLNLLSKGRARTIAKYEMNTALSEKGSLIIYLDKVSHRRPEEITFRIRQQLKVGVLQPAAVSVYEYYEQTHCVKFYHPERRAGQLMRLCRNDECTCAEENCSMQKKGDISNDQRTAKACETTTTSKIDFVYKVRLEEFTDGLSTDIYTVRIQEVIKEGSYDVGPQGKLRTFLSYPHCRESLDLKTGKTYLIMGTSKDIHKDEQNELHQYVLGERTWIEYWPTDAECQIDEYRPTCLGMEELVQQYALFGCQQ; via the exons ATGAGTAGGACTCTGCTGTGGCTGGCGGCCTCTCTGGCCTTCGCCTCTCTCACTTCTCTGGCTAATGGAGCTCCGTT GCAGGTGTTGTCTTCCCCCAACTTGTTGCGGGTAGGAACAGCAGAAAAAATCTTTGTGGAGTGTCAAGACTACACGGGAGCGGACATTAGGGTCGAAATCAGTGTGATGAACCATCCAACCAAAACCAAAAGGCTGGCGTCCACAACTGTGACCCTCACCAATGCAAACAGCTTCCAAGAGCTTGGTCAGATAACg ATCCCCTCTGGTGACTTCAGTAAGGATCCCAACATGAAGCAGTATGTGTACCTGCAAGCTCACTTCCCCGACCGAGTGCTGGAGAAAGTCGTCTTAGTGTCCTTCCAGTCCGGGTACATCTTTATCCAGACTGACAAGACCATCTACACCCCCAACAGCAAAG ttCATTACAGGATGTTTGCGCTGACGCCTCGTATGGAGCCCATAGAGAGGGATGCTGACACCCAAACTGAAGCTTCTATTGCCATTGAGATTATG ACCCCTGATGGCATCATTTTGCCACTTGATCCAGTCACTCTGAAATCAGGGATCCACTCTGGAGATTTCCAACTTGGTGAAATTGTCAG tcCTGGAGTGTGGAAGGTAGTGGTGAAGTTTCACAACAACCCACAGGAGAGCTTCTCTGCAGAGTTCGAGGTCAAAGAATACG TGCTGCCCAGTTTTGAGGTGAAACTGATGCCCGTGAGCCCTTTCTTCTACGTGGACAGCCAAGAGCTCACCGTCAACATCAAAGCTAC GTATCTATTTGGTGAAGAGGTGGAAGGGATGGCCTATGTAGTATTTGGGGTTATACTAGATGGTCAGAAAAAGGGATTTCCAGGTTCTCTTCAGAGAGTCCAG GTTAAGGAAGGAGTTGGAGCAGCCACACTGAAGAGAGAGCACATCACAGCCACCTTCCCAAACATCCTCAAGCTGGTGAAGAATCCCATATTTGTATCTGTCAGTGTGCTGACGGAAAGCG GTAGTGAAATGGTGGAGGCAGAGTTGAGAAGCATCCAGATTGTCACGTCACCGTACACCATCCACTTCAAGAGAACACCAAAATATTACAAACCAGGAATGTCCTTCGATGTTGCG GTTGAAGTTGTGAATCCTGATGACACTCCTGCACAAGGCGTTGCAGTGGTGGTCGAGCCAGGCCATGTGATGGGCTTCACCGCAGCCAATGGCATGGCAAGGCTTACCATCAATACAGAAgcaaggacagacagactgcaaaTCACA GCAAAGACAGATGATCCTCAAATTACACGTGAAAGACAAGCATCAGCCACAATGGTAGCTCTCCCGTATgtcaccaaaaacaacaactacatCCACATAG GTGTGGATACAGCTGAGCTCCAGTTAGGAGACAATCTGAAAATCAACCTTAACCTCAGGCGGCAAAATCCAGACAATGACATCACATATCTG GTCCTGAGCAGAGGTCACCTGGTGAAAAGTGGCCGTTACAAGACAAAAGGCCAAGTACTGATTTCCTTGATACTTCCTATTACCAAAGAAATGCTGCCATCATTCCGCATCATAGCCTACTACCATACAAATGACAATGAAGTGGTGTCAGACTCTGTTTGGGTGGATGTCAAGGACTCCTGCATGGGCTCG CTGAGGCTGGAATCAACGAGACCCGCTCCCTCGTACGAGCCTCGCAGGATGTTTGGCCTGAAGGTCACTGGAGATCCAGAGGCCACAGTGGGACTGGTGGCAGTTGACAAAGGTGTCTATGTCCTGAACAACAAGCACCGTCTCTCCCAGAAAAAG GTGTGGGACATTGTAGAGAAGTACGACACAGGCTGCACACCAGGTGGAGGGAAGAATGGTATGGGTGTGTTTTACGATGCTGGGCTGTTGTTCGAGTCCAGCACGGCTTCTGGGACTCCCTACAGACAAG AATCGAAATGTCCGGCCCCCAGCAGGAGGAAACGAACCACTATAATGGACGTCTCAACCAGCTTAG TCAGTCAATATAAAGAACAACTGCAACGTGAGTGTTGTTTGGATGGCATGAAGGACACTACTTTGACATACAACTGTGAGAGGCGCAGTGAGTACATCGTGGACGGCGCAGCCTGTGTCAAGGCCTTCCTGCACTGCTGCAAGGAGATGGAACGCCAGcgagctgacaggagggaagaTAGTCTCCAACTGGCTCGCA GTGAGGAGGACGAAAGTTACATGGACACCAATGAAATTGTTTCTCGCACCAAGTTTCCTGAAAGTTGGCTGTGGTCAGATATCAAACTGCCTAGTTGCCCTCGACAAACACCGAACTG TGACTCCacatattttgtgaaaaatgttccTTTGCAAGACTCCATCACGACCTGGCAGTTCACTGGCATTAGTCTGTCAAGAACTCACG GAATCTGTGTTGGCGATCCGCTCGAGGTGATTGTCCGCAAGGAATTCTTCATTGACCTCAGGCTGCCCTACTCTGCTGTCCGAGGAGAGCAGATAGAAGTTAAGGCAATTCTCCACAACTACAGCCCTGATCTGATCACC gTGCGAGTAGATCTGATTGAGGAGAagcatgtgtgcagtgcagCATCGAAACATGGAAGGTACCGTCAGGAAGTCAAAGTTGGGCCCCAAACTACACGATCTGTACCCTTCATCATTATCCCTATGAAGGATGGGAACCATGACATTGAGGTCAAAGCAGCTGTTAAAGACTCATCACTCAATGATGGAATCATGAAGAGGCTGCGGGTGGTG CCTGAGGGTGTGCTGGTTAAATCACCTCAGATTGTGATTATAGACCCAACTACCAAAGGAAAAG GTGGTAGACAAGAAGAAATTCTCAACAGTAGAATACCAGAGAAAGATTTGGCTCCAAACACACCTACTATCACACAGATCTCTGTGACAG gcagAGAACAAGTTGCTGCACTGGTGGAGAACGCCATTAGTGGGAACTCAATGGGTACTCTGATCCGACAGCCCGGAGGCTGTGGGGAGCAGAACATGATAAGCATGACCCTGCCTGTCATAGCAGCCATATATTTGGACAAAACCAACCAGTGGGAAGCTGTGGGCTTTGAGAAGCGTAATGAAGCCCTCCAACACATCAAGACCG GCTATCAGAACGAGCTTGCCTATCGTAATAGTAATGGGGCATTTGCTACGTGGGCAGGTCACCAAAGTAGCACCTG GCTGACAGCTTATGTTGTCAAGGTGTTCGCCATGGCCAACAATCTGGTGGCAGTGCCAAACAACGTAATCTGTGACGCTGTCAAGTTTCTGATTCTCAACGCACAGCAGCCTGACGGCCTGTTTAGAGAGCTTGGAACAGTGGTCCACGGAGAGATGATC ggTGACGTGCGAGGCGCAGATTCAGATGCCTCCATGACGGCCTTCTGCCTCATTGCTATGCAAGAGTCACGCACATCATGTGCTGCCTCTGTTAAT AGTCTTCCAGGCAGTATAGACAAAGCAGTGGCCTACCTGGAGAGGCGTCTGCCCGCCCTCACCAACCCATACGCTGTTGCAATGACATCATACGCCCTGgccaatgaaaacaaactgaaccgGGATATCCTCTACAAATTTATTTCCCCAG CGTTGTCCCACTGGCCAGTACCTAAGGGACATATTTACACCCTGGAGGCCACAGCGTATGCTCTTCTTGCTCTGGTCAAGGCTGGG GCATTTGAAGATGCCAGACCTGTTGTCAGATGGTTCAATGGACAGCAGAAGGTGGGCGGAGGCTATGGATCAACTCAG GCTACCATAATGGTGTACCAGGCTGTAGCTGAGTACTGGGCCAGTGCTAAAGAACCAGAGTATGATTTGAATGTGGACATAATGTTGCCAGGCAGGGCAAAGCCTGACAAGTACAACTTCAACAAGCAGAACCACTACGCCACAAGAACATCTaaa ATCAATGATATAAACCAGGATGTGACAGTGACTGCCACAGGCACAGGAGAAGCAACAGTGAAa ATGGTGTCGCTGTATTACGCTCTGcctaaagaaaaagaaagcgaCTGTCAGAAGTTTAACTTGTCAGTGCAGCTCCTCCCAG agaaaatggaTGAAGATGAGAAGATATACAAGCTGAGAATAGAGGTTTT GTACAAGGACCCGGAGCGTGATGCAACCATGTCAATCTTGGATATTGGCTTGTTAACTGGCTTCATCCCTGACACAAATGACCTGAACTTG ttGTCCAAAGGACGTGCCCGCACTATTGCAAAATATGAGATGAACACAGCCCTGTCAGAAAAAGGCTCACTCATCATCTACCTGGATAAG GTTTCTCACAGGCGACCAGAAGAGATCACGTTCAGGATCCGTCAGCAGCTGAAAGTGGGCGTCTTACaaccagctgctgtgtctgtctatgAATACTATGAAC AAACACATTGTGTGAAATTCTaccacccagagaggagagctggacAGCTAATGCGGCTCTGCAGAAATGATGAATGCACATGTGCTGAAG AGAACTGCAGTATGCAGAAGAAGGGCGATATCAGCAATGACCAGCGCACAGCTAAGGCTTGTGAGACTACTACAACGAGCAAAATAGATTTTG TGTACAAAGTGAGACTGGAAGAATTTACAGACGGTCTGTCCACTGACATTTACACAGTACGAATACAGGAAGTCATCAAAGAAG GAAGTTATGATGTGGGTCCTCAGGGTAAACTGCGCACATTCCTCAGTTATCCACACTGCAGGGAGTCTTTAGATCTGAAAACAGGCAAAACCTACCTGATCATGGGCACATCCAAAGACATTCACAAAGATGAGCAAAATGAACT GCATCAGTATGTACTTGGTGAGAGAACCTGGATCGAGTACTGGCCCACAGATGCAGAGTGTCAGATTGATGAATACAGACCTACCTGTTTGGGCATGGAGGAGCTGGTGCAGCAGTATGCACTCTTCGGATGTCAGCAGTAG